From the genome of Proteus vulgaris, one region includes:
- the pntB gene encoding Re/Si-specific NAD(P)(+) transhydrogenase subunit beta — MSSGVVTAAYIVAAILFIFSLAGLSKHETSKQGNYFGIAGMAIALFATIFGPYAGNVGWIIIAMVIGAVIGIRLAKKVEMTQMPELVAILHSFVGLAAVLVGFNSYLDHNTAMDPVMVNIHLTEVFLGIFIGAVTFTGSIVAYGKLSGKMSSKPMMLPNRHKLNLAALVVSFLLMVWFVKTDSVGLQVFLIIVMTVIALAFGWHLVASIGGADMPVVVSMLNSYSGWAAAAAGFMLSNDLLIVTGALVGSSGAILSYIMCKAMNRSFISVIAGGFGTDGSAPTEDGEMGEYRETTAEEVADMLKNSTSVIITPGYGLAVAQAQYPVHDITEKLRQRGVKVRFGIHPVAGRLPGHMNVLLAEAKVPYDVVLEMDEINDDFSDTDTVLVIGANDTVNPAAQDDPNSPIAGMPVLEVWKAQNVIVFKRSMNTGYAGVQNPLFFKENTQMLFGDAKASVDAILKAL, encoded by the coding sequence ATGTCCAGCGGAGTTGTTACAGCGGCATATATTGTCGCCGCAATATTATTTATTTTTAGCCTTGCCGGCTTATCAAAGCATGAAACCTCTAAACAAGGTAACTACTTTGGTATTGCAGGGATGGCGATTGCACTGTTCGCAACCATTTTTGGGCCTTATGCTGGCAATGTAGGTTGGATCATTATTGCAATGGTAATCGGTGCTGTTATTGGTATCCGTTTAGCTAAAAAAGTCGAAATGACTCAAATGCCAGAATTGGTTGCAATCTTACACAGTTTTGTAGGTTTAGCGGCTGTATTAGTTGGTTTTAACAGTTATCTTGACCACAACACAGCAATGGATCCTGTGATGGTGAATATCCATCTAACAGAAGTCTTTTTAGGGATCTTCATTGGTGCTGTTACATTCACAGGTTCGATTGTTGCTTATGGTAAATTAAGTGGAAAAATGTCGTCGAAACCGATGATGTTGCCTAATCGCCATAAATTAAATCTTGCTGCTTTAGTTGTTTCTTTCTTATTGATGGTTTGGTTTGTTAAAACCGACAGTGTTGGCTTACAAGTTTTCTTAATCATCGTAATGACAGTAATTGCATTAGCATTTGGTTGGCATTTAGTTGCATCGATAGGTGGCGCTGATATGCCAGTGGTTGTTTCGATGCTGAACTCCTACTCAGGATGGGCCGCCGCCGCCGCAGGCTTTATGTTGAGCAATGATCTGTTAATCGTAACCGGTGCATTAGTGGGTTCTTCAGGTGCGATCCTTTCTTATATTATGTGTAAAGCGATGAATCGTTCCTTTATTAGCGTAATAGCAGGTGGATTTGGTACAGATGGTTCAGCTCCAACTGAAGATGGTGAAATGGGAGAGTATCGCGAAACAACGGCTGAAGAAGTCGCTGATATGCTGAAAAATTCAACATCTGTCATTATCACTCCTGGTTATGGATTAGCGGTGGCTCAAGCACAATACCCTGTGCATGACATCACTGAGAAATTACGTCAACGTGGTGTGAAAGTACGTTTTGGTATTCACCCGGTAGCAGGGCGTTTACCGGGCCATATGAATGTATTGTTAGCGGAAGCTAAAGTACCTTATGACGTTGTATTAGAAATGGATGAAATTAATGATGACTTCTCTGATACTGATACTGTTTTAGTTATTGGTGCTAACGATACGGTAAACCCAGCAGCACAAGATGATCCAAATAGCCCAATTGCAGGTATGCCTGTGTTAGAAGTGTGGAAAGCACAAAACGTCATTGTGTTTAAACGCTCCATGAATACAGGTTATGCTGGGGTTCAGAATCCTCTATTCTTTAAAGAGAATACGCAAATGTTATTTGGCGATGCTAAAGCTAGCGTAGACGCAATTTTAAAAGCACTGTAA
- the pntA gene encoding Re/Si-specific NAD(P)(+) transhydrogenase subunit alpha, whose translation MRIGIPKERLSNETRVAATPATVTQLIKLGFTVAIENGAGIASSFEDKAYQEAGAEILDLQNVWQSDIILKVNAPLDNEITLLQEGATLVSFIWPAQNAPLLEKLAEKNINVMAMDSVPRISRAQSLDALSSMANIAGYRAVVEAAHEFGRFFTGQITAAGKVPPAKVMVIGAGVAGLAAIGAAGSLGAIVRAFDTRPEVKEQVQSMGAEFLELDFKEEAGSGDGYAKVMSKAFIDAEMALFAEQAKDVDIIITTALIPGKPAPRLITKEMVDSMKPGSVVVDLAAQNGGNCEYTVPNKVFTTEHGVKIIGYTDLAARLPAQSSQLYGTNLVNLLKLLCKEKDGNINIDFDDVVIRGVTVIRAGEVTWPAPPIQVSAQPKAAPAAKPQEKPVAKPVSPWKKYGLLAIAFLLFAWLANVAPKEFLSHFTVFALSCVVGYYVVWNVSHSLHTPLMSVTNAISGIIVVGAVLQIGSGGWVSLFSFVAILIASINIFGGFTVTQRMLKMFRKG comes from the coding sequence AACAAGGGTTGCGGCAACACCAGCCACAGTAACACAACTCATAAAATTAGGATTCACAGTCGCAATTGAAAATGGTGCTGGTATTGCTTCAAGCTTTGAAGATAAAGCTTATCAAGAAGCTGGTGCTGAAATCCTCGACCTCCAAAATGTTTGGCAGTCAGACATTATTTTGAAGGTTAATGCACCACTTGATAATGAAATAACATTATTGCAAGAAGGTGCAACGTTAGTGAGCTTTATATGGCCAGCACAAAATGCGCCATTGCTCGAAAAACTAGCTGAAAAGAACATTAATGTTATGGCCATGGATAGTGTGCCACGTATTTCTCGTGCACAATCTCTTGATGCATTGAGCTCGATGGCAAACATTGCTGGTTATCGTGCTGTTGTTGAAGCAGCTCATGAGTTTGGTCGATTCTTCACAGGGCAAATTACTGCTGCGGGTAAAGTACCACCAGCTAAAGTGATGGTGATTGGTGCCGGTGTTGCAGGTCTTGCTGCAATTGGTGCAGCAGGAAGCCTTGGCGCAATTGTTCGTGCATTTGATACTCGCCCTGAAGTGAAAGAACAAGTTCAAAGTATGGGCGCTGAATTCCTTGAGCTTGATTTTAAGGAAGAAGCAGGCAGTGGTGATGGTTACGCGAAGGTAATGTCAAAAGCCTTTATTGATGCTGAAATGGCGTTATTTGCAGAACAAGCAAAAGATGTTGATATCATCATTACAACCGCATTAATTCCAGGAAAGCCAGCACCTCGTTTAATTACGAAAGAAATGGTTGATTCAATGAAGCCAGGGAGTGTGGTTGTTGATCTGGCTGCCCAAAATGGAGGGAACTGCGAATATACCGTACCTAATAAAGTCTTTACGACAGAACATGGCGTAAAAATTATTGGTTACACAGATCTTGCAGCTCGCTTGCCGGCACAATCGTCTCAGCTTTACGGTACTAACTTAGTCAATTTACTGAAATTACTTTGTAAAGAGAAAGACGGCAATATCAATATTGACTTTGATGATGTTGTTATTAGAGGTGTGACTGTTATTCGTGCTGGTGAAGTAACATGGCCTGCACCACCGATTCAAGTTTCAGCACAACCTAAAGCTGCACCTGCTGCGAAACCACAAGAGAAACCCGTTGCTAAACCTGTTTCACCTTGGAAGAAATACGGCTTATTAGCTATTGCTTTCTTATTATTTGCATGGCTTGCCAATGTTGCACCAAAAGAGTTTTTATCTCACTTTACAGTATTCGCGCTTTCTTGTGTGGTGGGATATTACGTTGTGTGGAATGTTAGCCATTCATTGCATACACCATTGATGTCAGTTACAAACGCAATTTCAGGCATTATCGTTGTCGGTGCTGTACTCCAAATTGGGAGTGGTGGTTGGGTTAGCCTCTTTTCGTTTGTCGCAATTTTAATTGCGAGTATTAATATTTTTGGTGGATTTACTGTTACTCAACGTATGTTGAAAATGTTCCGTAAAGGATAA